A section of the Mesorhizobium loti genome encodes:
- a CDS encoding VOC family protein produces MQKLQSQGVHHITLVGAGRQTSIDFWEGVLGMPFIFEQPNLDKASESHLYFDPGDGRLITVFTDESRTPVKRRTPTDPGCVHHIAFAVSRVTFLQAVARLDERGIKHSGVKDRGFMDSIYFEDPLGLLIELASYRFEPPAGFTHAEVLMQAHRLRVARGDYNIAEVHLADAIQALVESSRATLSDARTPKNPY; encoded by the coding sequence ATGCAGAAACTGCAATCGCAGGGCGTTCACCACATCACGCTGGTCGGCGCAGGGCGCCAGACCTCGATCGATTTCTGGGAAGGCGTGCTCGGCATGCCGTTCATCTTCGAGCAGCCCAACCTCGACAAGGCCAGCGAAAGCCATCTCTATTTCGATCCCGGCGACGGCCGGCTCATCACCGTCTTCACCGATGAGAGCCGCACGCCGGTCAAGCGCCGCACGCCGACCGATCCGGGCTGCGTGCATCATATCGCGTTCGCGGTGTCGCGCGTCACCTTCCTGCAGGCGGTCGCCAGGCTCGACGAGCGCGGCATCAAGCACAGCGGCGTCAAGGATCGAGGCTTCATGGATTCGATCTACTTCGAGGATCCGCTCGGCCTGCTGATCGAACTCGCTTCCTACCGCTTCGAGCCGCCGGCGGGTTTCACCCATGCCGAGGTGCTGATGCAGGCACACAGGCTGCGCGTCGCGCGTGGCGACTACAACATCGCCGAAGTGCATCTTGCCGACGCGATCCAGGCGCTTGTCGAAAGCTCCCGCGCGACCTTGTCGGACGCCCGGACGCCGAAGAATCCATACTGA
- a CDS encoding glutathione S-transferase family protein: MAKTKTVTKSVKKPAAKVKPKAAAKPAAQAVAKPAVKAAAKAAPKAAAKPAAKKPVPKTAKAKAAKKPALKLSMLKPSVNNMTVRVFARAAGFDAAETDAWGHTRSPEYMARNPAHLTPMIEDKGLPRGVLWESCAIMQYLANKYGLEKFYPKAPARRAMIDSAMFYLIGTLYPYVARATYPALGFPQYAGEVGHSDAHPDRKSEAQKAAMAAIAEPLEVFHSFFRDGKPFIGGQNPSIADIRLAATLEFLAVVDYALPQWATEYMAAIEKKLGKAYAEPAGDVRGYIAYVRSQAKA; the protein is encoded by the coding sequence ATGGCAAAGACAAAGACAGTGACCAAGAGCGTGAAGAAACCGGCTGCCAAGGTAAAGCCGAAAGCCGCCGCCAAGCCTGCCGCACAAGCAGTCGCGAAGCCGGCGGTGAAGGCAGCGGCAAAGGCCGCGCCGAAAGCGGCGGCAAAACCGGCAGCCAAGAAGCCGGTGCCGAAGACCGCGAAGGCCAAGGCGGCGAAAAAGCCGGCGCTGAAGCTCAGCATGCTGAAGCCGAGCGTCAACAACATGACGGTGCGGGTATTTGCGCGCGCGGCAGGGTTCGATGCCGCCGAGACGGACGCCTGGGGTCACACGCGCTCGCCCGAATACATGGCCCGCAATCCGGCGCACCTGACGCCGATGATCGAGGACAAGGGGCTGCCCAGAGGCGTGCTTTGGGAAAGCTGCGCCATCATGCAGTATCTGGCAAACAAGTATGGGCTGGAGAAATTCTATCCCAAGGCGCCGGCCAGGCGGGCGATGATCGACAGCGCCATGTTCTACCTGATCGGCACACTCTACCCCTATGTGGCGCGCGCCACATATCCGGCGCTGGGGTTCCCGCAATATGCCGGCGAGGTCGGCCACAGCGATGCCCATCCCGACAGGAAGTCCGAGGCGCAGAAGGCCGCAATGGCGGCGATCGCCGAGCCGCTGGAGGTTTTCCATAGCTTCTTCAGGGACGGCAAGCCGTTCATCGGCGGCCAGAACCCGTCGATCGCCGACATCCGGCTGGCGGCGACGCTAGAGTTCCTGGCGGTCGTCGACTACGCGCTGCCGCAATGGGCCACCGAATATATGGCGGCAATCGAGAAGAAGCTCGGCAAGGCCTACGCCGAGCCGGCCGGCGACGTGCGTGGCTACATCGCCTATGTGAGATCGCAGGCGAAGGCCTGA
- a CDS encoding DUF2865 domain-containing protein produces MIRFWLLMMVALVTVAAFALGTTSSHADSCSAIRSQLLSGGRGGGVSPELAQLRRQLAAIQGLERQRRCTAQSATGGFFNACADLARNRTEVQRQMAAASNSGRDISGLQARFAALGCTSGAKEQRSAPKTQSATGGATYAGNAMLFCVRLSDGYFFPAPKSQFAGSGDLKGMADQCRYICDDPAVDLYTLSDASLETEKMVALDTRKPYTELPSAFRYRDDANFKACDVKRYYQRVAELRARTVTPTDMSNAIIPLPQPKPDLGSVAAIPQSGAEAPGVVQLQSIEAGKRTVRVVGPAFFPAE; encoded by the coding sequence ATGATCCGTTTCTGGCTTCTCATGATGGTCGCGCTGGTGACGGTGGCCGCCTTTGCACTCGGCACGACGTCTTCCCATGCGGATAGTTGCAGCGCGATCAGAAGCCAGTTGCTTTCCGGGGGCCGCGGCGGGGGCGTGAGCCCCGAACTGGCGCAACTGCGCCGCCAGCTTGCGGCGATCCAGGGCCTGGAGAGGCAGCGCAGGTGCACGGCGCAAAGTGCCACGGGCGGCTTCTTCAACGCTTGCGCCGACCTTGCCAGAAACCGGACAGAGGTGCAGCGCCAGATGGCTGCCGCGTCCAATTCCGGCCGCGACATATCGGGCCTGCAGGCTCGGTTCGCGGCGCTCGGCTGCACGTCCGGGGCGAAGGAGCAGCGCTCGGCACCGAAGACCCAATCCGCAACGGGTGGAGCAACCTATGCCGGCAATGCGATGCTGTTTTGCGTGCGGCTGTCGGACGGATATTTCTTCCCGGCGCCAAAGTCACAATTCGCCGGCAGCGGCGATCTCAAGGGAATGGCCGATCAGTGCCGTTATATCTGCGATGACCCGGCCGTCGATCTCTACACGTTGAGCGATGCCAGTCTGGAAACCGAAAAGATGGTCGCGCTCGATACGCGCAAGCCCTACACCGAACTGCCATCGGCTTTCCGCTATCGGGACGATGCAAATTTCAAGGCCTGTGACGTCAAACGTTATTATCAGCGGGTTGCCGAACTCAGGGCAAGGACGGTGACGCCGACAGACATGTCCAATGCCATCATTCCCCTGCCTCAGCCGAAGCCGGACCTAGGCAGCGTCGCGGCAATCCCGCAATCCGGCGCCGAAGCCCCGGGTGTTGTCCAATTGCAGTCGATCGAGGCCGGCAAGCGGACGGTGCGCGTGGTCGGCCCGGCCTTTTTCCCGGCGGAATAA